In the genome of Ziziphus jujuba cultivar Dongzao chromosome 10, ASM3175591v1, the window ggaatttaagGTCAATTCAACTCTACAAAGGGTGTAAAAATAACGTTAGCTAACACGTAAGAAAAGAAGTAATTTGTCTCAAAAGGTACATGGACGGCAAGTGGaaagtaataaattttaaattaacccAAATTTTGAGAGTTACAGATGAAAttaacctttcttttttcttttttttcttcttcttcttctgaaaaaggtattgtattaaaaaaaaaaaaaaaaaaagacaaccaTACATAAATACGCTGCCAGAAAATCAGCATACATAATATATTAACCTTAAATATATTATGatgcaaataaatatatattaaactaaGGGTATAAAGAGTAATAAGTCTTAAAAAAAGGCAAGGGGAaagtgataaattttaaattaacccAAATTTTGAGAGTTaatgcaaataaatatatattaaattaaatgaagAGAGAGAATAATGGCTGTAAACGAATTTTCTGAAAAACTAATTTTGAATTAGACCAAAGTTAGAATTTCATATGAAAATTAACCCTTTAATAAAAGTATACTATTTATAACAAGAAAAAGGTGGAACCGACGAAGCGTGCTAGCCCGCGCCTCTGGTGCGCGCGTTCGAATCATTTGGgtggcctaaaaaaaaaaaaaaaaaaaggtggaacGGACGAAGTACATGATGAAAGAGATCTTAACTGGATTGACCCCATcatacaaaatataataataataataataatgtatttttcaaaataataattataaatgataaGGTATACAAGTTTTATTGTGctcaagtaaaaaaaatatatataccagttttattttttatcagtaATAAAAGTAAACAGGTTTTGTAAAATATAttgtacataaaaataaataaatatattaaattttacaacCCTAATAAATTTTGGCTCACGTGGGCAATAAATATATTCCTTTTCAATTTCTAATGTTCAttctataaaattgatttattattattattaaagttgGATCTGAAGCAGTACATGGGCATTATGACTAAACTACGCCCGACGCCACTGTAAAATTGATTTATAGGGTTTGTGTTCCGGGTGGACGAAGCTTAGAAGGTACTTCGTGTGTTGCTCTGTTccactggttttttttttttttttttttctgctctGGTCTTGTTGTACTTTTTTTGCTCTTTTCCggtagtattttttatttatttttttttttttggggctctgTTTCCGGTGGCAGAGTGTGCTCAATTATGGAGAATATAAGCGAGGATTGATTGGGAGAGATATTGGGTAGAATAGCAGACAAAGATGCAGTGAGATGCAAGAGTGTATGCAAGTCATGGCACCGCATAATTTCAAAAGAATATTTCTTGCTGAGGTTTTGGCCAAAATCCCCTGTTGCTGGTTTCTACATCCGAACTCTGAAGCCTGCAGATAAGGGACCATTTAATTGGACCTTGGATAGATGGGGATATATCAACCATCTTATTAGATCTGCTGATTTTCACAATACAAATTTTGTGTCTTTCGGAACAGGGCAGTGGAATCGAcaattatatgatgatgatggtgatggcgATGATTTTCTGCTACTAGACTGTTGCAATGGCTTACAGCTTCTATTCAATTCAAGTCTTTCACAGTATATGGTTTACAATCCCACCACAAAACAACAATCATACATTACTAAAGCGCGTGCCCATCTGGAAAAATCTCATTTTTTGGCAGCTTTAGCTTTTGATCCCACCGAATCTCTTCATTACAGAGTTGTTCGGTTGAGTGATCCCCAACCCATCAGCGATTATAAGCTTGACTTAAATAATATACCACTTCACGCCAGCGATGTTCGGCCTATGATCGAAAATCTTGACCACATTGGACCTAACGCCTCGGTTGTTCTGGACTTGTTCTGTTCCGAAACAACACGGTGGGTTCGATATCGTCTACAATTGGGTGACGTTTTTACATCGACCTCCATAATGTTTTGGAGACATTTCACTTACTTGGGAGGAGTATTGTATTGGATGGTAAGCTCATCAAAAATTTTATGCATTGACCTCAATAATGTCGTTCCTCATACTCAAACTCCAACTCAGATTGACCTCCCCAGTCGTAAAATAGAAGCAGACGTCAGTGTACCTGGAATTGATCCTCTGCGCTTAACTACTGACCGCTCTGATATGTGTCCGGTTGGATGTTTTGGGGTGTCAATGAACCATCTTTATTATTGTAGACGTGAATCGGGTGCTTTCTGTGTTTGGTTTTATAACGATGATAATGAGTATGGTGGTGAATGGGTTGTGAAATTTCGTGTTTCCATCCGTAGTGTGGTACTTTTTCTTCGTGTTAGACTAAAATGTTGGTTTACTGATGTATTATGGATTGAACCAATTGCTCTCAGTCCAAATGCTGATATCTTATTCATTGGAACTAATGAATCCATCTTAAGCTACCACTTTGAAACCAAACAACTCCAATTTGTGTACGGAAGACAACCGCTAGCATGGAATACTGATACTGCTGTTGCTACTTGTTTCTTCCCTTTCTTTCTGCTACGCCCTTGCTTAGTACAATTTTGCAAgttggatgatgatgatgatgatgatgaggtgACTACTGCCTCCACTGTAAGTTGTTGaccttttctttcttattaaaCTCGTATCTATGTTGTTTTTCATCCTTGGGAGAAAAGAGTTTTAAAAAGCATCTAATCCAATTCCCATCCACCTTGATTGTAGTTTAACATGGTATTAGAACCCAACATCTGGATACCTAGGTTCAAGTTACATGCAAGACTACAAGTGAGCAGTAATGTCACCTAGCTTGATAGATGCAAATACTAAATCCAGTTTCTAACCGCTTACAATAATATGAATCCCTATGCCTTTAGCCATGATGATAGGTTTGGGAATTTTATTTTCCTCAATGAGAATTTGATCAATTTAtagtttatctattttatttggaaagattttttttagtatgcctaagcaataaagaaaaagaaaaattgatgtTGTGGACTGCTAGCTAAATTGATTTTCTCTTGTGTTAAATTTTCATATGCAatttttgtgtttcaatttttatgttttgcaaTCTATCCTtaatatgttttcatttttaaccTGTTGTTAAACAGAACAAAGCTTCTGACGGTGGTGAGATTTTAAGTACCGATACTCCATGATTTACTCAGATAAATGCTGAAGATCAAGTGAATAACCAAGCTGCTCGATAAGAAGACAATCAAAGTATGGAAAAggttgttaatttatttatgaggtTGCTGCTACTGCTAGCACTACTTCTTGTCATGTGCAAATTGCTATAAAATatagcaataaaaatatatttgtacttCATTTCCAATAAATAAGAAGACATTCATATCAATTGCTTACTTGAAGTAACAGGTAGATTTTTGGAATACGTTTAATTATAGAGGCAGAAGAAACAccttcatatataattatttaaaataattaccaAATAACAGAAAACGAATTATAATGGTAGGGCCCTACTAATGAACCGCTGTTTGCATAACTTTTACAGCAAAAAGGCAGTGGTCAGtaataatttggaaaaaatattcATGACACAATTATTGaaacaaattcaaacacgaaGTATACCCACCCACCTCCACGAAGACATATTTATATGTCTTGGTTACAACTTACAAGTGCTTTAGGTACATCTGCAATTTAATGGgacacattaaaataattaattaattaattaattaaaaaaaaaaaaaaaaaaaaaaaaaaaaaaagaagactctTAGCAAAATGTAGTGCTCTAAGCACTAATGGTGGGGTGGGGATCTGTGTCATCTTAGTATTTGAGAGTTGACAAATATTGAAGCCAACCCGCAGCTAGAAAGAACAGGACAGTTTGGTTGGTAGTTTCCTAGGTTTTGCCCACTTTTTTTCCACCCTTTCAAATAAGATACGGCACCTACCATCCTTAAGTAGGCTTTTGATCCGGTTAATTCCATGTATTGCTTGAAGCCTATCAGTCTCATATGAAAGTTTAAGTGATTAACCAAATTCtcaaattaataatgatgaAAATGAGCTAAACCAACCGCCAAACTTGGCattagaggaaagaaaagaaaataaaaaagtatatttgaGCCTCATCGGTTTAGATAATTATTGAACATGTTACGAAATCGAATTATTGATGATTAGAAATACTAAAAGTTAGCCTTCTGATCCAATTAGTCTCATTGCATGAATTTCCAATATTTAACCATTAATTAAGCTCCAAAAAACCAAATCAGGTGTATTTTATTAATCCCCCAATAAGATGATCATCTTATGAAGGCCTCCTACTAAAACCAGCTCTTTGCCAACCTCAAGTTTGTTGGGATTTATCTTAAAATTTCAGGAAGAGAAGTGGGCCCACAATCTGTACAGtgattgtttgtttattttttattcactaTTCAGCCCTTTTAGTCATCAATCTAATTCAACATCTTTAATTTTCTCAAACAAATCTTATCGAGAATTTGTTTATATTCTTCCAATCAATCATGTTTTCGCTTCTTTAAAATTCAAGAAATACCCACAAAATTTGCTCTATAGAACCATTGAGCTCGAGTTTTAACACCGTCCAAAGGTCGCTTAAGAAATACTACTAGAAGGTAGAGTCCAAACtaagtaaacaaaaaaacaaagttagaaaaagaaagaaaaagaaagtaagaaAACATATATGCGTAAGTGGAAGTAATGGCTTTCTCTACAAGAGAGGTTAGTGAGGGAAGGTGGTCACAGGCATAGGAGAGACTTGAAGCGGAAAAAGTCTATTTCTTCTTCGTGTGATGGACAGGGCAATTTGAACTTAAAAAGTTGTTTAACTAACATTCTTGGTACATCAAAGTACGTCCAAAACAAATACATGGGTCTAggattttatttgattataataaAGTTTGTGATTTTGAAAGCTAATTAATGTTTGATATTTACGTCCAAACATACCCATCATCAGTTGGAGAGGCTCTACCAAACAGACTTATCATATATGTAGACTTggcttttgattttatttgtatatacgTAAAATTATAGTAACTTGGGAATAAAGCTAGTTCTATTACCTAATATAACAAACCAAAACCATTCCCAAGTTTTGCATTTATTCAACCACCAATTTCTCTCTGCCTCTGTGTCTGTTTTTTTCTCTGCTTCCGAGTTTTGATGAAGAAATGAGAGAAAGAATGGAAAGGCttgttcttcttcctttctctgTCGGTTGTATCTCTGAATCTAGTGTTGCTGTAGGTCTACAGCAGCCAAGAAGATCGAAATCGGACACAAATCCTTCTCCAATAAGtctctctctatttctctctTCTCTATAGAGATGCTAACACTCCATGTCTTTTACTATACCTCTAACTTGTTTTTGTTCTTAATCTTTTGTTATGTCTGTGAAGGAACTAGACATGTGGAAGAGGAAGAAGTAGACGATGACAATGAGAGCTTATCAGGTGAAAGCATGAAGAACTCATTTAGGTCCATGGGACTTCCAAAGCCAAACATATCCAATGGAATCAATAAATTGTTCAAAGGCTTCAAGAACATCTCTCAGATGTTTGGTAAGTTtcatttcaacaaaaaaaacgTAGATGACAATTGGTCGAACCGCTTTAACATTGCTGATCAAATTGAGTATTTTTCTGACAGTAGAAAAGGAAGAGATGGAgatggaaatggaaatggaaatggagATAGGATGTCCAACAGATGTGAAGCATGTGACACACATAGGATGGGATGGTTCTTCAACAAACGATCCCATGCAAGGCTGGGGAAACCTCATGTCTCCGGATTTGCTCTCTGTTCCGTCTGTTCCATGGACAAAGTTCAACCTCTCTCCGGCTGCACAAGCTGATCAACCCCCTCTTGTTCATGGTTCGGCTTCTTAATTCAGTTTTCTTAAGAAGATAATGGCTCTGGCTCTATtgctgattaaaaaaaaaatggccatatttaattgtatctaATTCATTAAGCTCTctttttccctctttcttttGCTTTATAAATATACTCTATGGTGTatgttttaagtttttaatgttGTGAATACCGTTGCTTTTGTAACTTTATGGCATCATGGATTTACATTTGGATTtgatataattatcaaattatgtGGTATTGTGAATAAATAGGTTGAAACTCTACCCCTGGATAAAAGTCCTTACTAATCCAATTATGCTATACAAATACTCATGCTAATTCCATGAATGATATTGCTGGAAAATGTAGAACAATGTTATATGATCATTTAGATAAACCAAAGAAGTTGCTATGTCTTTAATAAAGTTGCTTAAGAAATCAAGAAAGAAACTTGTCaacaggaaaaataaataaataaatatatagcataATTAGATTAGTGAGGACTTTTGTACTGGCCTCAGCCCCTCAATAGTGATCTCAAATGAATGTCCAATAAAAGGCTAGGGGTTTATTTCCTTAGTTGCCAAGCAAAAAATAGATAACGATTATTAGCCcgaccataaaaataaaaaataaaaaaaaataccattatCTTTGACCAGCTTTAAGACAATGGAATTTTTCAGTTTTCACCAACCGTAACCAATAAATCAAATAcccaaaacctaaaaataaaacataagaaaatttgtttttgtccCAGAAGGTGTTAAATAACCCAAAACAAACTTAAAAATAGCAGAGACAATTAACACGGAAGTCCAAACTTAAAAGTTGCATTAGTTACTAAAAAGTCGTCAACatcaaatatacaaattttcatttccttcaCAGAATAACAAAATACATCATATGAATATGGGGAGGCAAAGATGAACAAAAAAGCCACATCTATTTGAAGTAGTAGGGAAGGTCTAGAACATAGAGGAGGAAGTAGGCCCAAATGACACCAGAAATTCCCCCGAAAAAGAATCCACCGCTGAACTTGGACCATCCGTCGGCCGTTAGCAGTTGGTCGGGCTCCTTCTTCCTCCCGGTTAGGGTTAAAGAGGGAGCAATGGATGGCTCCCCTTCATTGAAGGATGCAACTCCATACATTGTCAAGCAAATGCTAAGAATAACAACAAGACCAGCAGCAGCCAATGAGCCTGCTCCTCCAGCATAAGGTGTGTTCCTCAAAGGACCAGTCTTGACAAATGGACCCACAAGGAGAAATCCATGGGCCAAACCCACCTCAATACCCCTCAGAAGTGGGCTGACTGCTGTCCTGTAGGCTGGGAGGTTGGAGAGGTACCAAGCAATCAAGGGGCTTGATGTTACTGGAGTCTCCAAGCTTCCAATGAATGGATCACCATTGATAGGTTGAATCACTTGGAAAGTTGGCTGCAATATCAATCAAATGAAACAACCAAAAAAGTAGATTATATATcacttgaaaataaaaaccaaaaggtaTTTACAAAAAACAGAGAAACCACCGAAGTTTCATGTAACTTGTAGAAGTATTAGTAACTTATAGGGTTGAAATTTCAAGGTTTATGTGTATCTAGAACCAGTGGTTTCTTCTCTGCTGTGTGCTTCTTAGATCAAGCTTTATTCCTTCATTCATCTACTGAAGATATAAATTCAAGCTAAGCTTGAATGACCCATATCCAACAACAGACATAAACACATATGTAAGGGGAACAGAAAATTTGAGATCCCCAACTCTGTAGAAATcgaaatgagtttttttttcatctatatcTATTAGACATCCTTTAAAATTTGATCTCAAGTTTAAAATGCTTATAATGGTACTTTTAATCATATAATACCCTGGTTTTGACACCCcatacatacaaacatagatacacacatatatacatatacctaAATATGTTAAGCATTGTGTAGTGGAGAGAGAGCTAACCTTTTCAGGTTGGATGGCTTTGATGGTGAAGGAAGACCGTCTTCTGGAGGGCAAAAGCCTAAGTGGAGAGGCAGAGAGGCCTTTGGGTGAGAGCAAAGCTCTTGTGACTGGGGAAGTGAAGCTGGATTTGAGCTGGCTAGCCATTGGAGATGCAGTTGCCATGGCTTTGCTGTGTCTGAATGAGCAATAATAGTTGTTGGAAACAAAGCGTGGAAATGGAAGAGAGTGAAGTGAGATTATAGTGAGCCATGGAACTGTGTTACAGAGATTGTGGTCGTTAGGGGTCCCTCGGATTTCATTGGATCATATGTGTTACGAAACCTTATCCCTTATCCACCCATTTCTGTTTCTTTCCTTACAAACGTGGAAATGGGTTAATGGGTCAATGGGTCGGATCAAGTTTGTTGGGCTCGACTCTCTCTCACATTTGATGGATGCTATGGTGTGGgtctgttttcttcttttcgGTGCTTTTGACAATTTCTCAGTCAAACAACGTTATAACTTGCAAAAATTCTCAGccgaaaaggaaaacaaatacTAAAACGAAACCTATAATGAGTAACTAACGTGTGAAATTAAAACCTCATTTTCTTACAAGTGTGAAAACACGTACTAGTTCACGAGCATATTTCAAGGTAAACTTTGATTAGAGACCAATTCCTGCAACACAATTCAAATGCGGTACTATTtggtaaaaatccaatccatttGCTATATTAGAAATGTCACGTTACCAAATAGGGTGTTTAGCATTTCTTGGCAAACAAGAATTTGCATGGCAAGGTGGGATGTAACATGCATGTTTGACCAATTGTAGCTCACTTTTTTGTGTCGTGTGGTCTTATTGTTATTTCAAATAACATGGGCTTCTTGTGATGAATATATCATACTATAAGTTaaggattttaaattattattcacaaaaaaaaaaaaaaaaagagttggtTGCcattagtattttttattttcattattattactattattttatttattttgttaaaagttAGTTGCCACTTGTATACTTGTCTTAAGTGATGGTCAATTTTATTCCAACAAGTTATAAGAaatattaacaattaaaaattcaataaaaatatagtgTCCTGGCTAGCTAGGATCATGACGTCACACAAAACAAATGGTGGAGGACGGTCCCAATTTCCTCCCAATTCATGGCTTTTGAATtgaaagaatgaaaaaattaatattgtgaagcatttaaaaaataattaaaattaaaaggaaaaaaatttcaacatcTTATTAGCATACAGATGTTATCCATTTTAGTATCATATAAGTTAATTTCAATCCGCTTGAGGTTTAGAAGAAGGAAGCttctttttaatcattaaaTATTCGACCCAATATATATTCTTCTGCAAAACTCATGTTCAATTTGTTAAATCATTTGATAGAATATATAATTCAAGCACAAATAATGTTGTTCCAAGTTAACCTCTATTACATTTATTATAATCAATCAATGATGTATTTTTCCGTGTATCTATAAGCTCTATAATCGGTCCCGTCAAATTGAGTGtacttttaatgttttttgttctatttgCTAAGAATAAAGTAGACCAAAACAATCTGTTAAAAAGACACAGATTTCTGTGTcttgttatatatattgatatttcaacatactccaaacaaaacttaaaactacaaaaaaaggaaaataaataaataaataaataaatttcttttcaaGGGAAGCTTCCTCCGCCACTCATCCATAGCAGACCAAACATCAATGTGGAAATATTGACCTAGTCATCATGCTCTTATAACTAATTATGGTCCAAAGTTATCCAATCACTACCGACTTGGTCATAGCCATCACTAGGGATATAcggcaataaaaaaatagtggGTCATGAGGTTAAAAGTTTCAACCACTCTCAtccaatgaaaagaaaaatatatgtgCTGgtggatataatatatattttaaaaaaaaaaaagtaaaaataaagatCCTCTTACAAATATACTAGTCTACTGTAGCAAAACGAATAAAGAATGGAGCCCAATGGAAAACTAATGTGGCAGTGATGCTTCCATAGAAGTTTataaaatgtcataaacaagTCCAATGAATCTCAAAGAAGATGACAAATATTCCATTTTGTATGTGTTTAGTGCATTGAACCTCAAAGAAATGTATGCTGCTTATGGACTAAGTTTCATTggacatgaaataaaataaggatTCAAACACACCCAGTTGTGCAacaattttttgtgtttttaagaTAGTAGTTGTTACCATTGCTCTCCTTAGAAGCTTCAATAGTTAACAAAATTCTCCAAACAAAAGGAAGGTGATACTCACTTCAAGTCTTCAACTAGCTagctaaatacaaaaaaaaatccctaaatATTCAACTCCGCGAACACTCAAGACCCAATAAAGCATGGCCTATAatggaaagaagaaagaaataagaaagGGAAAAGAACAACAAACAGACAAACATCCCCAATCCCAGTCCTTGTCTAAAATCAACACCCAAAACCTAAGAAGGCAatcgtttttttattttcttttttcttttctttttttttttttatcatgtttaGTGAAATGCTAATAAGTCATGGTTTAAGTTAGTCATTGTGGGTGAGTAATTTAGATTTTTGTGTCCTTATGTAAAGCACAGATAATAATTAACTTTATTACACTGCAACATGTCAAAACACGTatgtctcaaaaaaaaaaaaaaaaaaaaaaacttattgagaacatatatatatatatatatatatttctaaaaataaaaaagttgattgGTGGTTTATTTAATCTAGTTGGTATACATTACCATCAAAAAATACATTGCCAAAACAAGGTGCACTAACTAATGGTCATTGTGGGTGAATAATTTAGATATTTGTGGCCTTTTGTAAAGCACATATGACTTCAACATCAATTAAACTACAATACATCAAAACTCGTATCACTTTAAAATActtattaagaatatatatatatatatatatggaaaaattacgGTACGATTCATCTATTCGCATCAAAACCaacgttttttaaaaaatacattaacTGTATACAGTAAAGCCAATCCAATTTTTTAAACAGCATTGGTTTTTATACAGATTTAAaaacgatttttttttaaaaagcatcaaCTTTGATGCAGATTCGTTATACGAATGGATTACACTAtagcctttatatatatatatatatatatatagtttagttACAGagaatatcaaatttatttcataaaaaaaaagtttaaggagaatcgattttgtattaaatagtttaattacagaaaatatcgaatttattttataaaaggaGAGTTTAAGGAGAaccaattttgttttaaaacgaACACTCTAATACATAACATATTTATAGAATAAATCTGTTCACTCTATAGCAAAATTGAcgttttcaaaataatattaaacattaaattttcattttataaaatgaatttgttgaattttataacaaaattgtatatatatatatatataaaaaaaaaaagagtgattGGTAGTTTATTTAATCTAGCATGTATACATtaccataaaaaataacattgcCAAAACAAGGTAAACAATTTCTAAAACAGAAATTGCTAGTCTGTTAttcacccccaaaaaaacaaaaaaaaaagaaagaaaaagatataactttcttttttatatgtgGTGGTTTGCTGTATACAACAAAGCTGACAACCCAGCTAAAAAATCTATCTAAATCACTGCAAATTTTGCCAAAAATCAGCTTGCctaaaatttttgtttctctttacAAGTTtccatggaaaaataaaatgttgggagcattaaatttatttgtaatgggttctattttaaaaaatgtggtTCCACACTTTCGAAAAGCCAAAACCCATCAttgtattttttgtaaaaaaaaaataataataataaataaaagttaaaaataaataaaggattttgaaaatttaataaaaacgtgttagaa includes:
- the LOC107412510 gene encoding uncharacterized protein LOC107412510; translation: MVYNPTTKQQSYITKARAHLEKSHFLAALAFDPTESLHYRVVRLSDPQPISDYKLDLNNIPLHASDVRPMIENLDHIGPNASVVLDLFCSETTRWVRYRLQLGDVFTSTSIMFWRHFTYLGGVLYWMVSSSKILCIDLNNVVPHTQTPTQIDLPSRKIEADVSVPGIDPLRLTTDRSDMCPVGCFGVSMNHLYYCRRESGAFCVWFYNDDNEYGGEWVVKFRVSIRSVVLFLRVRLKCWFTDVLWIEPIALSPNADILFIGTNESILSYHFETKQLQFVYGRQPLAWNTDTAVATCFFPFFLLRPCLVQFCKLDDDDDDDEVTTASTNKASDGGEILSTDTP
- the LOC107412515 gene encoding CRIB domain-containing protein RIC4 isoform X1 is translated as MRERMERLVLLPFSVGCISESSVAVGLQQPRRSKSDTNPSPIRTRHVEEEEVDDDNESLSGESMKNSFRSMGLPKPNISNGINKLFKGFKNISQMFVEKEEMEMEMEMEMEIGCPTDVKHVTHIGWDGSSTNDPMQGWGNLMSPDLLSVPSVPWTKFNLSPAAQADQPPLVHGSAS
- the LOC107412513 gene encoding photosystem I reaction center subunit XI, chloroplastic, which produces MATASPMASQLKSSFTSPVTRALLSPKGLSASPLRLLPSRRRSSFTIKAIQPEKPTFQVIQPINGDPFIGSLETPVTSSPLIAWYLSNLPAYRTAVSPLLRGIEVGLAHGFLLVGPFVKTGPLRNTPYAGGAGSLAAAGLVVILSICLTMYGVASFNEGEPSIAPSLTLTGRKKEPDQLLTADGWSKFSGGFFFGGISGVIWAYFLLYVLDLPYYFK
- the LOC107412515 gene encoding CRIB domain-containing protein RIC4 isoform X2, producing MRERMERLVLLPFSVGCISESSVAVGLQQPRRSKSDTNPSPIRTRHVEEEEVDDDNESLSGESMKNSFRSMGLPKPNISNGINKLFKGFKNISQMFEKEEMEMEMEMEMEIGCPTDVKHVTHIGWDGSSTNDPMQGWGNLMSPDLLSVPSVPWTKFNLSPAAQADQPPLVHGSAS